A portion of the Flavobacterium magnum genome contains these proteins:
- a CDS encoding peptidylprolyl isomerase — translation MKIRLMALLFLAMTAGLSAQVKKPVATKTTTKTTTTKKAVVPVKKTVPVKSMATAAGDGIFAEMETSRGKIVLNLEYQKVPITVANFISLAEGTNTFVTTPDRKGVPFFDGLKFHRVIADFMIQGGDPNGNGSGSPGYKFKDEETTDVFDKAGVLAMANSGPATNGSQFFITHKDTPWLNHKHTIFGHVVTGQDVVNAIKQDDLIKSVTIVRKGAAAKAFNALKVFSDYYANQAEEDKKQAAIAAEAKKKKDEEAAAAKKAYMAQYGPAINAKLAEFARLRAASTKTDSGLQYVLVKGNGAKPAEGTNVFVHYSGFFEDGTLFQSSHADVSKTFGKYEESQAANYQPFPFSYGAKQGLIPGFLEVLNLMSIGDKVTVFIPSNLGYGGRGYGGAIPPNANLIFEIELLYKQ, via the coding sequence ATGAAAATCAGACTGATGGCACTGCTGTTCTTAGCGATGACAGCCGGCCTATCCGCGCAGGTTAAGAAACCCGTTGCAACGAAGACGACAACAAAAACGACAACGACAAAAAAAGCAGTGGTACCGGTTAAAAAAACCGTACCTGTAAAAAGTATGGCAACGGCCGCCGGTGACGGCATCTTTGCTGAAATGGAAACCTCAAGGGGTAAAATTGTTTTGAATCTCGAATACCAGAAAGTGCCGATTACCGTAGCCAATTTCATTTCGCTTGCAGAAGGCACCAATACTTTCGTCACCACGCCGGACCGCAAAGGAGTCCCTTTTTTCGACGGCCTGAAATTCCATCGCGTAATCGCCGATTTTATGATCCAGGGTGGGGATCCGAATGGCAACGGATCTGGCAGTCCCGGTTACAAATTCAAGGATGAGGAAACAACGGATGTTTTTGACAAGGCCGGCGTACTCGCCATGGCCAACTCCGGACCCGCTACAAACGGAAGCCAGTTTTTCATCACGCACAAGGACACGCCGTGGCTTAACCACAAGCACACCATCTTCGGGCATGTAGTTACCGGACAGGACGTGGTGAATGCGATCAAACAGGACGACCTGATTAAAAGCGTCACTATCGTAAGGAAAGGGGCGGCTGCCAAAGCATTTAATGCCCTGAAGGTATTTTCAGATTACTATGCCAACCAGGCGGAAGAAGATAAAAAGCAAGCCGCTATAGCCGCGGAAGCCAAAAAGAAGAAAGACGAGGAAGCCGCAGCCGCTAAGAAAGCTTACATGGCCCAGTATGGCCCGGCGATCAATGCCAAATTAGCGGAATTTGCCAGGCTCAGGGCCGCCTCGACAAAAACGGACAGCGGATTGCAATACGTGCTTGTGAAAGGAAATGGGGCAAAACCAGCCGAGGGCACCAATGTATTTGTGCACTATTCGGGTTTCTTCGAAGACGGCACATTGTTCCAGAGCAGCCACGCAGATGTAAGCAAGACCTTCGGTAAATATGAAGAGTCGCAAGCAGCTAACTATCAACCATTCCCTTTCTCATACGGTGCAAAACAAGGATTGATTCCCGGTTTCCTTGAAGTTTTGAACCTGATGTCGATTGGCGATAAGGTTACCGTGTTCATCCCGTCAAATCTGGGTTACGGAGGTCGCGGTTACGGCGGCGCGATCCCACCGAATGCAAACCTGATTTTTGAAATCGAATTATTGTATAAACAATAA
- a CDS encoding beta strand repeat-containing protein translates to MQQNFLAKKLWLGTVLLLNGFLMQAQLVTSPADDGSDGTLRTEIADAPAGGIITFALNVTNVTLTAGQITIDKSLTITGNGISNTTIDGGANGRIFEITAGTVLINDIILTNGVADNGGALHVSDASATINNVTILNNIANGASGSGGGIYVGTGGTLNVSGSTIAGNRANRAGGGIEIVAGTSLTLTNVSLNNNNAGVSPATAAPGNGGGLHVTGNATVMITGGTVNNNIAAAEGGGLWNGSGMMTVNATAIIGNTASGALADNGGGGIYNLNGGILNIQNANIADNDADGAAGSGGGILNDVGATLTVSDSFITGNTSNRAGGGIENNAGTVTLTNVNLNGNTTFTTPGNGGGLHVTAAGTVTINGGTVNTNTAGAEGGGLWNGTGTMTVTGTTISGNTASGAAADQGGGGIYNLNGGTLVIEGASISNNVANGTLGSGGGILNDVGSQLSVTDSSITGNTAVRAGGGIEDNSGTSTILLSNVNLNGNSVSGPPGNGGGLHITGGGNATITGGTVNNNTAAAEGGGLWNGTGTMTINGTVIGGNTASGGGADQGGGGIYNLNAGTLVIMNATISGNNANGTLGSGGGILNDVGSQLSVTNSEISGNTAVRAGGGIEDNSGTSTIILTDVTLNGNTVSGPPGNGGGLHITGAGSATITGGTVNGNTAALEGGGLWNGSGTMTVQGTEINGNIAMGAAADDGGGAIFNTAGTLNVSDAVIAGNRATGTSGSGGGIFSMAGTVTVEDSMLDTNSANRAGGGIEVVNGTLMITDSDLVNNDVDGTAGSPNPGNGGALHITGAATTTITGGTVNGNDARREGGGLWNQAGSIMTVNNVTIDANTASGPDVAHGGGGIFNNGGDLFVNNSTLSNNTADGALGNGGGLHVKTGTATVLLSTISGNTSLNNGGGLYNNATLSVNASTIANNDAAMSGGGIANNSALSVTLKNTIVATNAATTGFDVSNNTGTFVSSGYNLIGQDDSDVFPNQGTDMEGTASLLINPLLGALGDNGGDTFTHALLAGSPAYNMGDPADLFNDQAGNGVFADRRDIGAYEAQTVLGVADITLNNSRKSMIYPNPSNNGMVNIAFATDGEVSASIIEVGSGKMVKQLQLSNMSNQVSLGNFASGVYIVQLVSDDFTETHKLIIGR, encoded by the coding sequence ATGCAACAAAATTTCTTAGCTAAAAAATTGTGGCTTGGAACCGTGCTTTTACTAAACGGCTTCCTGATGCAGGCGCAACTCGTTACCAGCCCTGCAGATGACGGCTCTGACGGTACACTCCGTACCGAAATTGCCGATGCACCCGCTGGCGGCATCATTACATTCGCCCTCAATGTGACGAATGTTACGCTCACGGCAGGCCAGATTACGATCGACAAGTCGCTTACCATTACCGGCAACGGCATCTCAAACACCACGATTGATGGCGGCGCCAATGGCAGGATTTTCGAAATTACCGCAGGCACCGTACTGATCAACGACATCATCCTGACGAACGGAGTCGCTGACAATGGCGGTGCACTGCATGTATCCGATGCATCGGCTACCATCAATAACGTGACCATCCTGAATAACATAGCCAACGGCGCAAGTGGCAGCGGTGGCGGAATTTACGTTGGCACCGGCGGAACCTTAAATGTTTCCGGAAGTACGATAGCCGGCAATCGCGCCAACCGCGCAGGCGGCGGAATCGAAATTGTCGCCGGGACGTCACTGACGCTGACCAACGTAAGCCTGAACAACAACAATGCCGGTGTCTCCCCTGCCACAGCCGCTCCTGGAAATGGCGGTGGCCTGCATGTAACCGGCAATGCGACCGTCATGATTACCGGCGGTACTGTTAACAACAATATCGCTGCCGCAGAAGGTGGCGGATTGTGGAACGGCTCCGGGATGATGACCGTAAACGCAACGGCCATCATTGGTAACACTGCATCGGGAGCGCTGGCAGATAATGGCGGTGGCGGTATCTACAACCTGAACGGCGGGATACTGAATATCCAGAATGCCAACATTGCCGACAATGACGCGGATGGTGCTGCAGGAAGCGGTGGCGGTATCCTTAACGATGTAGGTGCGACGCTCACGGTTTCTGATTCTTTCATCACCGGAAACACATCAAACCGTGCCGGTGGTGGGATTGAAAACAACGCCGGAACGGTAACGCTCACAAACGTAAACCTTAACGGAAATACGACATTCACAACGCCCGGGAATGGAGGCGGACTTCACGTCACTGCAGCCGGAACAGTGACCATTAACGGCGGAACGGTAAACACCAATACCGCAGGTGCAGAAGGAGGCGGACTGTGGAATGGCACGGGAACCATGACCGTAACTGGTACCACGATTTCCGGTAATACAGCCAGCGGCGCAGCGGCCGATCAGGGTGGCGGCGGCATTTACAACCTGAACGGCGGTACCCTGGTTATCGAAGGGGCTTCCATCAGCAATAATGTGGCCAACGGCACGCTCGGAAGCGGTGGCGGAATCCTCAACGACGTGGGTTCGCAACTATCTGTCACCGACTCGTCAATTACGGGAAATACGGCGGTTCGGGCCGGCGGCGGTATTGAAGACAATTCAGGAACAAGCACCATTTTGCTGTCAAACGTCAATCTTAACGGAAACAGCGTTTCAGGACCTCCAGGCAATGGAGGCGGATTGCACATTACCGGCGGAGGAAACGCAACCATCACAGGCGGAACGGTCAACAACAACACCGCTGCCGCGGAAGGAGGCGGATTGTGGAATGGTACCGGTACCATGACCATAAACGGAACAGTAATCGGGGGCAACACGGCCAGCGGCGGCGGCGCAGATCAGGGCGGCGGCGGAATCTATAACTTAAACGCCGGTACATTGGTCATCATGAATGCCACAATCAGCGGCAATAATGCCAATGGGACGCTGGGAAGCGGTGGTGGAATCCTGAACGATGTCGGATCACAGTTGTCTGTCACCAATTCTGAGATTAGCGGAAATACCGCGGTCCGCGCAGGCGGTGGTATCGAAGACAATTCGGGTACAAGTACCATCATCTTAACCGATGTAACCTTAAATGGAAATACTGTCTCGGGACCTCCGGGCAATGGTGGCGGACTGCACATCACCGGAGCAGGAAGTGCAACAATTACAGGTGGTACCGTAAACGGTAATACGGCAGCCCTCGAAGGGGGCGGACTTTGGAACGGTTCAGGTACGATGACTGTGCAAGGGACAGAAATTAATGGGAATATCGCAATGGGTGCAGCTGCCGACGACGGCGGTGGTGCCATCTTCAATACCGCAGGGACATTAAATGTAAGTGACGCGGTAATTGCAGGAAACAGGGCGACCGGAACCAGCGGCAGCGGTGGCGGTATATTCAGCATGGCCGGGACTGTGACGGTCGAAGACAGTATGCTCGACACCAATTCGGCTAACCGTGCGGGCGGCGGCATTGAGGTTGTGAATGGCACACTTATGATCACCGATTCTGACCTGGTTAACAATGATGTGGATGGCACGGCAGGTAGCCCGAACCCAGGAAACGGAGGTGCATTGCACATTACCGGAGCCGCGACAACAACCATCACGGGCGGAACCGTCAATGGCAATGACGCACGCCGCGAAGGCGGCGGATTGTGGAACCAGGCAGGCAGCATCATGACAGTCAACAATGTGACGATTGACGCCAATACGGCCAGCGGACCTGATGTGGCGCATGGTGGTGGTGGTATCTTTAATAATGGCGGTGATCTTTTCGTAAATAATTCGACCCTTTCAAACAACACGGCTGACGGCGCCCTTGGAAACGGTGGTGGACTCCACGTTAAAACAGGGACAGCGACTGTACTTTTAAGCACCATCTCCGGAAACACTTCGCTAAACAATGGCGGCGGTTTGTATAACAATGCCACGTTGTCTGTCAATGCTTCAACCATTGCCAATAACGACGCTGCGATGAGTGGTGGTGGTATTGCCAATAACAGCGCTCTGTCGGTTACATTGAAAAACACCATTGTTGCCACCAATGCAGCCACAACAGGATTTGACGTGTCAAACAATACCGGAACTTTTGTTTCTAGCGGATACAACCTGATCGGGCAGGATGATAGTGATGTGTTCCCAAATCAGGGTACCGATATGGAGGGAACAGCGAGCCTGCTGATCAATCCGTTGCTTGGTGCTTTGGGTGACAACGGTGGAGACACTTTCACCCACGCGTTGCTCGCAGGCAGTCCTGCTTACAATATGGGTGATCCTGCGGACCTGTTCAATGATCAGGCGGGCAATGGCGTTTTCGCCGACAGAAGGGACATTGGCGCCTATGAGGCCCAAACCGTTTTAGGGGTTGCTGACATTACGCTGAATAATTCAAGAAAGAGTATGATTTATCCAAACCCTTCAAATAATGGCATGGTTAACATCGCATTTGCCACTGACGGTGAAGTTTCGGCGTCGATTATCGAAGTGGGTTCGGGGAAAATGGTAAAACAACTGCAACTTAGCAATATGTCGAATCAGGTAAGCCTGGGCAATTTTGCTTCAGGCGTTTATATCGTACAATTGGTTTCCGACGATTTTACTGAAACACATAAGTTGATTATCGGAAGGTAA
- a CDS encoding GNAT family N-acetyltransferase, which yields MILEDERVLLRPLQFSDVENLLYFSEHEPDIWYFSLVRANGKANLENYIRIALRARDNKMEFPFIVFDKKAGKYAGSTRFYDMQFSLSTLQLGYTWYGKDFQGTGLNRHCKFLLLQYAFEQLAMERVEFRADHNNARSIAAMKSIGCKVDGVLRSNMPKAEGGRRDSIVLSILKDEWISEVKQNLKKML from the coding sequence TTGATCCTCGAAGACGAGCGCGTGCTGCTCCGTCCGCTGCAGTTTTCCGATGTGGAAAACCTGCTTTACTTTTCCGAACACGAACCCGATATCTGGTACTTTTCCCTGGTACGCGCCAATGGAAAGGCAAACCTTGAAAATTATATCCGTATCGCGTTACGGGCCCGCGACAATAAAATGGAATTTCCATTTATCGTATTCGACAAGAAAGCCGGGAAATATGCGGGAAGTACCCGTTTTTACGACATGCAGTTTTCGCTGTCGACGCTGCAGCTCGGGTACACCTGGTACGGAAAGGATTTTCAGGGTACCGGCCTGAACCGGCATTGCAAATTCCTGCTGCTCCAGTATGCGTTTGAGCAACTCGCAATGGAACGCGTGGAGTTTCGCGCAGATCATAATAATGCCCGCAGTATCGCCGCCATGAAAAGCATCGGTTGCAAGGTCGATGGCGTCCTGCGGTCGAATATGCCCAAAGCCGAAGGGGGCAGGAGAGACAGTATCGTGTTGAGCATTTTGAAAGATGAATGGATTTCCGAAGTGAAGCAGAACCTTAAAAAAATGCTATAA
- a CDS encoding AIR synthase related protein — MSSDTSKRYAQRGVSASKEDVHQAIKNIDKGLFPKAFCKIIPDHLTNDEDYCLIMHADGAGTKSSLAYLYWKETGDVSVWKGIAQDALIMNIDDLLCVGATDNILLSSTIGRNKNLIPGDVISAIINGTEELISELRNFGVTIHSTGGETADVGDLVRTIIVDSTVTARIKRSAVIDNANIKAGDVIVGLASFGQASYEKEYNGGMGSNGLTSARHDVFAKYLAEKYPESFDAQVPSDLVYSGNTKLTDPVPDAPLDAGKLVLSPTRTYAPVIKKILEKYNPSQIHGMVHCSGGAQTKILHFIDNLHIIKDNLFPVPPLFRLIQQQSGTDWKEMFQVFNCGHRMELYVPAAIADDIIAISKSFDVDAQIVGRVEAADARKLTIESAFGVFGY; from the coding sequence ATGAGTTCCGATACCAGCAAGCGCTATGCGCAACGCGGCGTTTCCGCTTCTAAGGAAGACGTTCACCAGGCCATCAAGAATATAGACAAGGGCCTCTTTCCGAAAGCCTTCTGTAAAATTATTCCCGATCACCTCACAAACGACGAAGACTACTGCCTGATTATGCACGCCGACGGTGCCGGTACCAAGTCCTCGCTGGCGTACCTATACTGGAAAGAAACCGGCGATGTTTCGGTCTGGAAAGGGATCGCCCAGGATGCGCTGATCATGAACATCGATGATTTGCTTTGCGTGGGCGCTACCGATAATATCTTACTGTCATCAACCATCGGCAGAAACAAGAATCTCATACCGGGCGACGTGATTTCCGCAATTATAAACGGGACGGAAGAACTGATTTCAGAGCTTCGTAACTTCGGGGTGACGATCCATTCCACCGGAGGCGAAACTGCCGATGTCGGCGACCTGGTACGCACCATCATCGTTGACTCCACCGTTACCGCGCGCATCAAACGCAGTGCGGTGATTGACAATGCCAATATCAAAGCGGGCGATGTCATCGTAGGCCTGGCGTCTTTCGGACAGGCGTCGTACGAAAAAGAATACAACGGCGGTATGGGAAGCAACGGCCTGACGTCGGCACGCCACGATGTCTTTGCAAAATACCTCGCGGAGAAATATCCTGAAAGTTTCGACGCACAGGTTCCGTCAGACCTCGTGTATTCTGGAAACACAAAACTCACAGACCCCGTGCCGGACGCGCCCCTCGATGCCGGAAAACTCGTGCTTTCGCCAACGCGGACGTATGCGCCCGTCATTAAAAAAATTCTTGAAAAGTACAATCCGTCCCAGATTCACGGCATGGTGCATTGCAGCGGCGGGGCGCAGACGAAAATCCTGCATTTCATAGACAACCTGCACATCATCAAGGACAATCTTTTTCCGGTGCCTCCTTTGTTTAGGCTGATCCAGCAGCAGTCCGGGACCGATTGGAAGGAAATGTTCCAGGTGTTCAATTGCGGCCATCGTATGGAATTGTACGTGCCTGCCGCAATCGCCGACGATATCATCGCCATTTCAAAATCATTTGATGTCGATGCGCAGATTGTCGGGCGGGTGGAAGCTGCCGATGCGAGAAAACTTACAATCGAGAGTGCTTTTGGCGTTTTCGGGTATTAG
- a CDS encoding aspartyl protease family protein — MKALFAITGFFCCILFAAAQDGFAALPNKNKITIPFQLINNLIIVPVSVNGVELSFLLDTGVEETVLFSLDDREVPLHDVESLTLRGLGSQEGVDGLKSKRNKLSIGPLQYSNQEIFVVIDEQMNLSASLGVPVNGIIGYQFFKHNLVKINYAHKKLVIYNYNKANVKKITKNYTPLDISLERNKPYVVSAVTSGGEVVSAKLLLDTGNSDAIWLFDDRSDRISIPERHFEDFLGRGFSGPIFGKKARISDFALNRFRFRNPIASFPDTVSLRNVRMVENRLGSVGGEVIKRFQVIFDYTNSKFYLKKNANFELPFHCNTSGIELHHAGTKLVQEVNREHGTSSAVKIELGGGGEMDVKYKFELKPVYEIASVRKGSPADAIGLQQGDVLISINEAQSYKFTLQEINDLLKSDDGRKLLLEVQRKDRIMKFRLEMKSIL, encoded by the coding sequence ATGAAAGCGTTGTTTGCCATAACAGGTTTCTTTTGCTGTATTCTTTTTGCGGCGGCACAGGACGGATTCGCCGCGTTGCCAAACAAAAATAAGATCACCATTCCTTTCCAGTTAATTAACAATCTAATCATCGTCCCGGTTTCAGTGAACGGCGTTGAGCTTAGCTTTTTACTCGATACCGGGGTGGAAGAAACCGTGTTGTTCAGCCTCGACGACCGGGAGGTGCCATTGCACGATGTGGAAAGCCTTACATTGCGCGGGCTGGGCAGCCAGGAAGGGGTCGACGGACTCAAATCCAAACGGAATAAGCTCTCCATCGGGCCATTACAATACAGCAACCAGGAGATCTTCGTGGTCATCGATGAACAAATGAACCTCTCAGCCAGTCTTGGCGTTCCGGTCAACGGGATCATCGGCTACCAGTTTTTTAAGCACAATCTTGTAAAGATCAATTATGCCCATAAAAAGCTTGTGATCTATAATTACAATAAGGCCAACGTCAAAAAAATCACTAAAAACTACACACCGCTCGATATCTCGCTTGAGCGCAACAAGCCCTACGTGGTGTCTGCAGTGACTTCAGGGGGAGAGGTCGTCAGCGCGAAGCTGCTGCTTGACACCGGAAACAGTGATGCCATCTGGCTTTTCGACGACAGGTCAGACCGCATCTCGATACCTGAGCGCCATTTTGAAGATTTCCTCGGACGCGGTTTCAGCGGCCCCATTTTCGGGAAAAAGGCCCGGATCAGCGATTTTGCGCTTAACAGGTTCCGTTTCAGGAATCCCATAGCCTCGTTCCCCGACACGGTCTCGCTGCGTAATGTCAGGATGGTCGAAAACAGGCTCGGATCCGTAGGAGGGGAGGTTATCAAGCGGTTCCAGGTGATTTTTGATTATACCAACAGCAAATTCTACCTGAAAAAGAACGCAAATTTTGAATTGCCGTTTCATTGCAATACCAGCGGTATCGAATTGCACCATGCCGGAACCAAGCTGGTGCAGGAGGTAAACCGCGAACACGGCACCTCAAGTGCTGTAAAAATAGAACTCGGTGGCGGGGGCGAAATGGACGTTAAATACAAATTTGAACTCAAGCCGGTCTATGAAATCGCATCGGTGCGCAAGGGATCCCCGGCAGACGCTATCGGGCTGCAGCAGGGCGACGTGCTCATCTCAATCAATGAGGCCCAAAGCTACAAGTTTACGCTGCAGGAAATCAACGACTTGCTCAAATCCGACGATGGCCGCAAACTGCTGCTCGAGGTCCAGCGCAAAGACCGCATCATGAAATTCAGGCTGGAAATGAAAAGCATTCTGTAA
- a CDS encoding pyridoxal phosphate-dependent aminotransferase yields the protein MPKVSDKGSRMPESPIRKLVPYSEIAKKKGHKVYHLNIGQPDIRTPEVAMNSIKNLDIKVLEYSHSAGFESYRIKLSQYYKDHGLPIDVADIIITTGGSEALMFAMGSTMDVDDEIIIPEPFYANYNGFSTASGVKVVPVISTIDTGFALPPIADFEKLITPKTKAILICNPGNPTGYLYSKEEMQQLASLVKKHDLFLIADEVYREFTYDGDPHYSVMNIPGIEENAIMIDSVSKRYSMCGARIGCIVSKNKEVMATAMKFAQARLSPPTFAQIASEAALQTPKSYFDEVITEYRERRDVLIAELRKIDGVKVATPKGAFYCIAQLPIDNADAFAQWLLESFDVNGETVMVAPAAGFYSTPGVGLNEVRIAYVLKKDDLVKSVNILSEAIKAYNSKP from the coding sequence ATGCCAAAAGTATCAGACAAAGGAAGCAGGATGCCCGAATCACCCATCAGGAAATTGGTTCCATATTCGGAAATCGCCAAGAAGAAAGGACATAAAGTGTATCATCTTAATATTGGCCAACCTGACATCCGCACGCCTGAGGTGGCGATGAATTCGATTAAGAACCTGGATATTAAAGTGCTTGAATACAGCCATTCAGCCGGGTTTGAAAGCTATAGGATCAAACTGTCGCAATACTATAAGGATCATGGCCTTCCGATCGACGTAGCGGATATTATTATCACGACGGGCGGTTCAGAAGCGTTAATGTTTGCCATGGGAAGCACTATGGATGTGGATGATGAAATCATTATCCCGGAACCTTTTTACGCCAATTACAATGGTTTCTCAACAGCATCCGGCGTGAAAGTGGTGCCGGTCATTTCGACAATCGATACCGGATTCGCCCTGCCGCCGATTGCCGATTTTGAGAAACTGATAACCCCTAAAACCAAGGCCATACTGATCTGCAACCCCGGAAATCCGACAGGGTATCTTTATTCCAAGGAAGAAATGCAGCAACTGGCCAGTCTCGTAAAAAAACACGATCTTTTCCTGATTGCAGACGAAGTGTATCGCGAATTCACTTATGACGGGGATCCGCATTATTCGGTTATGAATATCCCGGGCATCGAGGAAAACGCGATCATGATTGACTCGGTTTCCAAAAGGTACAGTATGTGCGGCGCGAGGATTGGGTGTATCGTGTCAAAAAACAAGGAGGTTATGGCGACAGCGATGAAATTTGCCCAGGCGAGATTGAGTCCGCCGACCTTCGCGCAAATTGCAAGTGAAGCGGCCCTGCAAACACCGAAAAGTTATTTCGACGAAGTCATTACCGAATACCGCGAGCGCCGTGACGTCCTCATTGCAGAGCTCCGTAAAATTGACGGCGTAAAAGTAGCCACGCCGAAAGGTGCATTTTATTGTATTGCCCAATTGCCGATCGACAATGCCGATGCGTTTGCACAATGGCTGCTTGAATCCTTCGATGTAAACGGCGAAACTGTAATGGTGGCTCCCGCAGCCGGTTTCTATTCTACGCCGGGTGTGGGTCTCAATGAAGTCAGGATTGCATACGTTTTAAAGAAAGACGATCTGGTCAAAAGCGTAAACATCCTTAGTGAGGCGATAAAAGCATACAACTCTAAGCCTTAA
- a CDS encoding lycopene cyclase domain-containing protein — MEQYIYLFLGLFLSVLWIVIYTVKKDLRRKMLKSSLIGGFSGFIAEYWYLRDYWRPPTVLGNAVISIEDFLVGFVIIGVSMSLYNFVFRMDEIEFTPPRKKTFYMMFAVGFIAMVSLPPMGLNTMLVSPASFLCCSIFIIWQRPDLLKKAIFSGLLFLAVVFPIYIILFELIAPDYWNKYWLLPDTKLGVRCYGSIPWIEIIWYFTWGSFGGICYDFYSGTKAVPVKA; from the coding sequence ATGGAGCAGTACATTTATCTTTTTCTGGGTTTGTTTTTATCTGTCCTTTGGATAGTCATCTACACCGTAAAAAAAGATTTAAGGAGGAAAATGCTCAAATCGAGCCTCATCGGTGGGTTCTCAGGATTTATAGCCGAATACTGGTACTTGCGTGATTACTGGCGGCCACCGACTGTTTTGGGAAATGCGGTCATCTCAATTGAAGACTTTCTCGTGGGATTCGTGATTATCGGGGTATCGATGTCGCTTTATAATTTCGTTTTCAGGATGGACGAAATCGAGTTCACGCCGCCGCGCAAAAAAACATTCTATATGATGTTTGCCGTCGGTTTTATCGCCATGGTATCATTGCCTCCCATGGGCCTCAACACGATGCTCGTCAGCCCCGCGAGTTTCTTATGCTGCAGTATTTTTATCATTTGGCAACGACCGGACTTGCTCAAAAAAGCCATATTCTCAGGATTACTTTTCCTGGCCGTCGTATTCCCAATTTACATCATTTTATTCGAATTGATTGCGCCTGATTACTGGAACAAATACTGGCTACTGCCTGATACTAAACTGGGCGTGCGCTGTTATGGTTCGATACCCTGGATCGAAATCATCTGGTATTTCACCTGGGGCAGTTTTGGCGGGATATGCTACGACTTTTATTCCGGTACCAAAGCAGTGCCGGTTAAGGCTTAG